The DNA segment ACGACGTCGATCGGATCGTCCATCGGGTGCGCCCTCCGCGCAGAGCGGCTCCGGGCTTCATGCGCGGCGCGCCGTCTCGGGCAACCCTACGCTAGAGGACCGGATCGGGGCGCGCATTCACGCGCGACGGATGTGAAGGAACGAGAGCCGCCATGCCGACGATCGACCCTGCCAACGCCGATTTCGTGCTCGACGAGATGCCCGGCGACGCGCTCCACGCGTTGTTGCGCGCCTGTCGCGAAGCGGGGCCGATCGTGCCGACGCGCTTCATGGGGCTCGACGCGCGAGTGATCGCGGGTCACGACGCCTTGCTCGAGGCCTTCCTCGACGAAGCGACCTTCCCGGGACACCGCATGTACCAGGCCTCCTTCGAGCCGGCGATCGGCGCGAGCTTCATCTCCGATCCGGATCCCGTGAGCCATCTGCGAACCCGGAAGCTCGCCACGCCCGCCTTCCGTTCCCGCGCCGTCTCCCGCTTCGCCGAGGAAGGCATCGCCCCCCTCGCCCACGAGCTCCTCGACGCCCTCGCCGACCGCGAGCGATTCGATCTCGTCGCCGAGTTCACCGCCCGCCTTCCCTACCTGGTGATCACCCGCCTCCTCGGTCTGCCTCGCGAACGCGAGGACGAGTTCCACGCCTGGGCCCTCGCCCTCCTCACCTTCCGTGACGATCCGGATCGTGCCCTCGAGGCCAAAGCCGCGCTCTCGGCCTTCCTCGCTCCGGTCGTCGAAGCGAGGCGCGCCGAGCCCCGCGACGACGTGATCAGCGAGCTGGTCGCGAGCGAAGTCGACGGACGCCGCCTGACCGACGAAGAGGTCTTCTCCCACGTCCGCCTCCTCTTCCCGACCGGCGGCGAGACGACACACGGATCCCTCGGCAACCTGCTCTCCACGCTGTTCACGCGCGAAGGCGAATGGGCGCGCCTCGTCGCCGATCCGTCCCGCATCGAACGAACCGTCGCCGAGGGCCTCCGCTACGAGACCCCGATCGCCGTCCTGCCGAGGCTCTCGGCGAGCGCCCCGACGGCGTTCCGCGGCGAGAAGATCGACCCGGACACCTGGGTCCTCTTCGCGATCGCCGGCGCCAACCGCGACCCCGATCTCGTCGAAGCCCCGGACCGCTTCGACCCCGACCGCGCGCAACCGCCGAACCTGGTCTTCGGCCGCGGCCCGAAGAGCTGCCCCGGCCTCCACCTCGCCCGCCGCAACATGGAGGTCGCCCTCGGCGTGCTCACCGAACGCCTCCCCCACCTCACCCTCGAGGACGAATCCGCCGCCCTCCCGCGTCGCACCGTCCTGCGCTGCCCCGACGCCCTCCACGTCCGCCGCCTGGACTAACGAAGAAGCAACGGGACCACCCACGGTCACCGCAGCCCAGCGCTCACGCGCCCCGAACACGATCAACGGAAGTAGTC comes from the bacterium genome and includes:
- a CDS encoding cytochrome P450, translating into MPTIDPANADFVLDEMPGDALHALLRACREAGPIVPTRFMGLDARVIAGHDALLEAFLDEATFPGHRMYQASFEPAIGASFISDPDPVSHLRTRKLATPAFRSRAVSRFAEEGIAPLAHELLDALADRERFDLVAEFTARLPYLVITRLLGLPREREDEFHAWALALLTFRDDPDRALEAKAALSAFLAPVVEARRAEPRDDVISELVASEVDGRRLTDEEVFSHVRLLFPTGGETTHGSLGNLLSTLFTREGEWARLVADPSRIERTVAEGLRYETPIAVLPRLSASAPTAFRGEKIDPDTWVLFAIAGANRDPDLVEAPDRFDPDRAQPPNLVFGRGPKSCPGLHLARRNMEVALGVLTERLPHLTLEDESAALPRRTVLRCPDALHVRRLD